A window of the Thalassospira sp. TSL5-1 genome harbors these coding sequences:
- a CDS encoding phage tail tube protein, with amino-acid sequence MAKTRASGADTQLLAAFETSYGVIPDGSGGGVYSKMLFASSGLSESRALGEDPLLGLGRATLDPFYDASSTDGDIVVPIDLRAFGVWLKAALGAPNTVDNGDGTFDHTFTAGGDVPSLTLEIGHTQLSTPRYNKFAGVKVNTIAFDMARTGAARATVSVVAQGEEPKTQTPADATPDEFALVRFNQGKGSISVGGTRLGNVTAGSLSFSNNLDLVETLREDGKIDGADETTASVSGSITVRFSTDTTLEDAINSETPLTMEYRYLIPDTSYAIIFTIPRVFLPKPKREISGPGGISAKFDWQAAGADAAIMTVTLINDVAAY; translated from the coding sequence ATGGCTAAAACACGCGCATCAGGGGCGGATACCCAACTTTTGGCGGCATTTGAAACCAGTTACGGCGTTATTCCCGATGGTTCGGGCGGCGGTGTATATAGCAAAATGCTGTTTGCAAGCTCCGGTCTAAGCGAGTCCCGCGCCCTTGGCGAAGATCCTTTGCTGGGTTTGGGGCGTGCCACACTTGACCCGTTTTACGATGCGTCATCGACCGACGGCGACATTGTTGTACCGATTGATTTGCGCGCCTTTGGTGTGTGGTTGAAAGCGGCACTTGGCGCACCAAACACGGTTGATAACGGGGATGGCACCTTTGACCATACCTTTACAGCGGGCGGTGATGTTCCCAGCCTGACCCTTGAAATCGGTCATACCCAGTTATCGACACCGCGTTACAACAAATTTGCCGGTGTCAAAGTCAATACCATCGCCTTTGACATGGCACGCACCGGTGCCGCGCGTGCCACGGTTTCGGTGGTGGCACAGGGCGAAGAACCGAAAACCCAAACCCCGGCAGACGCCACACCCGACGAATTCGCACTTGTGCGGTTTAACCAGGGCAAAGGATCAATCAGCGTTGGTGGCACACGCCTTGGTAACGTCACGGCGGGAAGTCTGTCATTCTCGAACAATCTTGATCTGGTTGAAACCCTGCGGGAAGACGGAAAAATCGACGGAGCGGATGAAACAACCGCGTCGGTCAGTGGTTCGATCACGGTACGGTTTTCAACCGATACCACGCTGGAAGATGCCATCAACAGCGAAACGCCGCTGACAATGGAATATCGCTATCTGATCCCTGACACGTCTTACGCGATTATTTTCACCATCCCGCGCGTGTTTTTACCCAAGCCGAAACGGGAAATTTCCGGTCCGGGCGGCATTTCGGCAAAATTTGACTGGCAGGCGGCGGGGGCCGATGCGGCGATCATGACCGTGACCCTGATCAATGACGTTGCCGCGTATTAG
- a CDS encoding DUF6441 family protein, producing MRLSAAIKGDLRKQIADEWRTAGRAIRAGLREGGKGLQADLKRDAQLAGLGKLSKVWKVRVYQGRKGPADSFAFVYPKGGERTRGAIWALDTGTTIRARNARYLTIPTNFNRKGGKRGGKVLYQINQLHDTFVQKTREGHLLLFSRVGRAQVKSAKTGRVQDRAYVNSQLLGSGRVKRTREILKYGAVPMFILVPQVRVSKRTNIDALVTRWQWRLPALIVKHWNSTNAR from the coding sequence ATGCGATTATCCGCAGCGATCAAGGGTGATTTGCGCAAGCAGATCGCCGATGAATGGCGCACGGCAGGCCGTGCGATCAGGGCTGGATTACGCGAGGGTGGCAAGGGTTTGCAGGCAGACCTGAAGCGCGATGCGCAACTGGCCGGATTGGGCAAGCTTTCCAAAGTATGGAAGGTGCGGGTGTATCAGGGCCGAAAAGGCCCTGCGGATTCCTTTGCTTTTGTGTACCCAAAAGGTGGGGAGCGCACGCGCGGGGCGATCTGGGCGCTGGATACCGGCACCACCATTCGCGCAAGAAATGCGCGTTATTTGACGATCCCGACCAACTTCAACCGCAAGGGCGGCAAACGGGGCGGCAAGGTTCTTTACCAGATCAACCAGCTTCATGACACGTTTGTGCAGAAAACCCGCGAAGGGCACCTTTTGCTGTTTTCGCGGGTTGGTCGTGCCCAGGTCAAAAGCGCAAAGACCGGCAGGGTTCAGGACCGGGCCTATGTGAACAGCCAATTGCTGGGGTCTGGCCGGGTAAAGCGCACACGGGAAATTCTGAAATATGGAGCGGTACCGATGTTCATTCTCGTGCCGCAGGTGCGCGTTTCCAAACGCACAAATATCGACGCACTGGTCACGCGCTGGCAATGGCGTTTGCCCGCACTGATCGTTAAGCACTGGAACAGCACAAATGCCAGATAG
- a CDS encoding helix-turn-helix domain-containing protein: protein MSENNDFSVRLRRVCDQGNWSQAALAAELGISQSTISRALNSRNKSNPPDVLVEWVLVQEVEEHLKRDEGEIVRNYRKGFKFSALGLVLGLLIGIAIGMSGTRTFIYFFTDVSSDYNPSESIVKATFAKFERYKHHMRGMDPVYFSCADIYTISKYLMVDSEKLINDYKLPIKYGLPCQHFSPVVEYDPVDNLNGPPPKIDFQSGLTREPLEQ, encoded by the coding sequence ATGAGTGAAAACAATGACTTTTCCGTTCGCCTAAGGCGCGTTTGTGATCAGGGGAACTGGTCGCAAGCGGCCCTTGCAGCCGAACTTGGCATCAGTCAAAGCACGATTTCTCGCGCTTTAAATAGCCGGAATAAAAGCAATCCACCCGACGTCTTGGTGGAATGGGTTCTTGTTCAGGAAGTTGAAGAACATCTTAAACGAGATGAGGGCGAGATTGTCCGTAATTATAGGAAAGGTTTCAAATTTTCGGCGTTGGGGTTGGTGCTTGGCCTCTTGATCGGAATCGCGATTGGAATGTCCGGTACCAGGACATTCATTTATTTTTTCACTGATGTTTCTTCTGACTACAACCCGTCGGAAAGTATTGTGAAAGCAACATTTGCCAAATTTGAACGTTATAAACACCACATGAGGGGAATGGACCCGGTTTATTTCAGTTGTGCCGATATTTACACAATCTCTAAATATCTCATGGTCGATAGCGAAAAACTGATAAATGATTACAAATTGCCCATAAAATACGGGCTCCCGTGCCAACATTTCTCCCCCGTCGTCGAGTACGATCCTGTTGACAATCTTAATGGCCCTCCACCGAAAATAGACTTCCAGTCTGGTCTAACGAGGGAACCCCTTGAACAGTGA
- a CDS encoding phage major capsid protein — MPAEIDADPKLRIGRQHRTARLVRMEDSEETRKVELSFSSEEPYLRWWGKEILGHDKGEVDLSWLDTGQAALLMDHNIRDQIGVIEKAEIGADRKGRAVVRFGKSARAEEIFRDVLDDIRRSISVGYEIHELRLIEEKNDVATYRVTSWKPLEISIVSIPADTTVGVGREGENDAHDVPILGIKEKPMPAENPNTTVPAPAQPKATEVDASAIRAQAEKAGRDSVAEIYSIGQRFGMLDAATKAASEGMPVDEFRKMVLAEQEKKLQRAGTPDTEIGMGENDQRNYSLLRAINAAAKNDWRKAGLEREASEAIADKLNREARGFFVPYDVLKRELTAGTPTSGGNLVGTTHMAGSFIDLLRNRMMVTQLGAQMMSGLVGNLDIPKLNGGATAYWLGEGDKTSGSDQAFGTVPLTPKTISAKTSFTRRLMMQSSPDVENVVRDDLNKVLALGIDLASIAGSGSGNQPTGIINTVGIGAVVGGANGAAPTWQNMIDLETEVAQDNADVGSLAYLTNTKVRGKLKSTEKAANTGQFVWGDSTEPGFGMVNGYRAGASNQVPGNLTKGSADSVCSGIIFGNWSDLLIGEWGVLDLQVDPYSSGDSGGTIVRAFQDIDIAVRHAESFAAMLDALTA, encoded by the coding sequence ATGCCAGCGGAAATTGATGCCGACCCGAAGCTTCGGATTGGTCGACAACACCGCACCGCGCGTCTGGTGCGGATGGAAGATTCGGAGGAAACCCGCAAGGTCGAATTGTCGTTTTCTTCCGAAGAACCCTACCTGCGTTGGTGGGGTAAAGAAATCCTTGGTCACGACAAGGGCGAGGTTGATTTGTCCTGGCTGGACACCGGGCAGGCCGCGCTTTTGATGGATCACAATATACGTGATCAGATCGGGGTTATCGAGAAAGCCGAAATCGGGGCCGACCGCAAGGGGCGGGCGGTTGTGCGCTTTGGGAAAAGCGCGCGGGCCGAAGAAATCTTTCGCGACGTGCTTGACGATATCCGGCGGTCGATTTCCGTCGGCTATGAAATCCATGAATTGCGGCTGATTGAAGAAAAGAACGATGTGGCGACCTATCGCGTCACGTCGTGGAAGCCGCTTGAAATAAGCATTGTTTCCATTCCTGCCGATACTACCGTGGGCGTCGGTCGGGAGGGTGAAAACGATGCACATGATGTTCCGATTTTAGGCATAAAGGAGAAGCCAATGCCTGCCGAAAACCCCAATACCACCGTCCCCGCCCCGGCCCAGCCGAAAGCAACTGAAGTCGATGCCAGCGCCATTCGCGCACAGGCCGAAAAGGCGGGGCGTGATTCCGTTGCGGAAATCTATTCCATCGGCCAGCGGTTCGGGATGCTTGATGCCGCCACCAAGGCCGCATCCGAAGGCATGCCGGTTGACGAATTTCGCAAGATGGTACTGGCTGAACAGGAAAAGAAACTGCAAAGGGCCGGCACACCGGATACCGAGATCGGTATGGGTGAAAATGATCAGCGCAATTACAGCCTGTTGCGGGCGATCAATGCAGCGGCCAAGAACGACTGGCGCAAGGCAGGGCTTGAACGCGAAGCATCAGAAGCCATCGCCGACAAGCTGAACCGCGAGGCACGTGGTTTCTTTGTGCCCTATGACGTTCTCAAACGTGAGCTGACCGCTGGCACCCCGACAAGCGGGGGTAATCTGGTTGGTACCACGCATATGGCCGGGTCATTCATTGACCTCTTGCGCAACCGCATGATGGTGACACAGCTTGGCGCGCAAATGATGTCTGGTCTGGTGGGGAACCTTGACATTCCGAAGCTGAACGGGGGGGCAACCGCCTATTGGCTGGGTGAGGGTGATAAGACGTCGGGGTCGGATCAGGCTTTTGGCACCGTACCTTTGACGCCAAAAACCATTTCGGCAAAAACCAGTTTCACCCGTCGTTTGATGATGCAATCAAGCCCCGACGTTGAAAACGTTGTTCGCGATGATCTGAACAAGGTTCTGGCCCTGGGTATCGACCTTGCGTCGATTGCGGGTTCGGGCAGCGGCAACCAGCCAACGGGTATTATCAATACGGTTGGTATCGGCGCTGTCGTTGGTGGTGCCAACGGTGCGGCACCGACCTGGCAAAACATGATCGACCTTGAAACCGAAGTTGCACAGGATAATGCCGATGTTGGCAGCCTTGCCTATCTGACCAACACCAAGGTGCGCGGCAAGCTGAAAAGCACGGAAAAGGCCGCGAATACAGGGCAGTTCGTTTGGGGTGACAGCACCGAACCCGGCTTTGGCATGGTTAACGGCTATCGTGCGGGCGCAAGCAACCAGGTGCCGGGTAATCTTACCAAAGGCAGTGCCGATAGCGTTTGCTCCGGTATCATTTTCGGCAACTGGTCTGACCTTCTGATCGGTGAATGGGGCGTGCTTGATCTTCAGGTGGACCCGTACAGTTCTGGCGATAGCGGGGGCACAATTGTTCGCGCCTTTCAGGATATTGATATTGCGGTGCGTCACGCGGAGAGCTTTGCCGCGATGCTTGACGCTCTTACGGCTTAA
- a CDS encoding phage portal protein — protein MVNPFKFVGKGIERMFGDAPEPVRRTPTLHRVSRRSFSGARADRLMSDWVGEIGPLNDNLKNDLVKLRSNSRRLAMNNDYFKQFLRMVRRNVVGPSGIKLQNRCRDANGKLDIFANEVIENAWSDWGKKGVCTVCGKYSWFDVLCAVALNLPRDGEVLLREVRGFPNKFGYALQLIPADALDHRLTTGLANGSDILMGVERDKWLKPVAYHLKVKPSDRRAVRHERVPASEIIHLFVPEDVDQVRGLPWAHTAVRRLGMLGGYEEAALVAARAGASKMGFYQQREEGAGFAPGTDEQDEDGNFIDEAVPGHFDIVPAGYEFREYDPAYPNGEMPYFMKSVLRGASSGLGVSYNGLANDLEGVNFSSMRGGVQEERDEWMILQAWLIENLLGRVFPDFLEQSLLTGIIPLPVRKFDKFNAPFWFPRRWKWVDPDKDSKAAERDINLGVTSRTRVAADQGRDVRDVFEELAAEQKLADEMGVRLGDPLKQTDNTVDTEGDNASGN, from the coding sequence ATGGTCAATCCTTTCAAATTTGTCGGCAAAGGCATCGAACGCATGTTCGGGGATGCCCCCGAACCTGTGCGACGCACGCCGACCCTGCACCGTGTATCGCGTCGCAGCTTTTCTGGCGCGCGGGCCGACCGTTTGATGTCGGACTGGGTGGGCGAGATCGGCCCATTGAATGACAATCTGAAAAACGACCTTGTAAAACTCCGGTCCAATTCGCGCCGGTTGGCGATGAATAACGACTATTTCAAGCAGTTCCTGCGCATGGTTCGACGCAATGTTGTCGGTCCGAGCGGTATCAAGCTTCAAAACCGGTGTCGCGACGCAAACGGAAAACTGGATATTTTTGCCAACGAGGTTATTGAAAACGCATGGTCTGACTGGGGTAAAAAAGGCGTTTGTACCGTCTGCGGCAAATATAGCTGGTTCGACGTTCTTTGCGCCGTTGCCTTGAACCTGCCGCGCGATGGTGAAGTGCTATTGCGTGAGGTTCGTGGGTTCCCTAACAAGTTCGGTTATGCCTTGCAACTGATCCCGGCTGATGCGCTGGACCACCGGTTAACAACTGGCCTTGCCAACGGTTCAGACATTCTGATGGGGGTCGAACGCGACAAATGGCTAAAGCCGGTTGCCTATCATTTGAAGGTCAAACCAAGCGACCGGCGTGCTGTCAGGCATGAACGGGTTCCGGCATCCGAAATCATTCATTTGTTCGTGCCTGAAGATGTTGACCAGGTTCGCGGTCTGCCTTGGGCGCATACCGCAGTGCGTCGCCTTGGCATGCTTGGCGGGTACGAGGAAGCCGCACTGGTTGCCGCACGCGCCGGTGCGTCGAAGATGGGGTTTTACCAGCAACGTGAGGAAGGGGCAGGATTTGCCCCCGGAACAGACGAACAGGACGAGGATGGTAACTTTATCGACGAAGCGGTTCCCGGCCATTTCGACATTGTGCCCGCTGGTTATGAATTTCGTGAATATGACCCGGCCTATCCCAATGGCGAAATGCCCTATTTTATGAAGTCGGTTTTGCGGGGCGCATCATCCGGCCTTGGCGTTTCCTATAACGGGCTCGCTAATGACCTTGAAGGGGTCAACTTTTCATCCATGCGCGGCGGTGTGCAGGAAGAACGCGACGAATGGATGATCTTGCAGGCGTGGTTGATTGAGAACCTTTTGGGACGGGTTTTTCCTGACTTTCTGGAACAATCGCTTCTGACCGGGATCATCCCGTTGCCGGTGCGAAAATTCGATAAATTTAACGCACCGTTCTGGTTCCCGCGTCGCTGGAAATGGGTTGATCCCGACAAGGACAGCAAGGCGGCAGAACGCGATATCAATCTGGGCGTGACCAGCCGCACGCGGGTTGCCGCCGATCAGGGCCGTGATGTTCGCGATGTATTTGAAGAGTTGGCCGCCGAGCAAAAACTGGCTGATGAAATGGGGGTTCGGCTTGGCGATCCTCTGAAGCAAACAGACAACACAGTTGACACGGAGGGCGACAATGCCAGCGGAAATTGA
- a CDS encoding terminase gpA endonuclease subunit: MMTNKGETTLALITGALALGIAPDPVIKPSAWAIENLIVGDGPHAGSKWSSDLTPYAAPILDCLAAESPHTRVSVRKSAQVGLTVVGVAWIGSIVDKTPGTIMVIFPTISLAKDFNSEKLTPAIEQTPVLNRKVNQHRSRSAKASTARKKRFPGGSMLLTGANSPSELRSKTIKYLFCDEVDQWPLSLDGQGDPMKMANARQIAFHATGDYKKFETSTPTIKGISRIDNAFEEGDQRFWMCPCPHCGEKQRLVFGSEEIDYGLKFNDTWPYNAHYICKHCGGEIEHYQKKEMLAAGEFIATFPEPGRHPSFHIDALSSNITTWDNIAEEFLAVKDDPNELKTFVNLWLGEAWEERGDAPEWDRLYVRRETYGGRTIPPGGIILTGAADVQADGIYYEVKTWGRDKQSWSIDIGFLEGDTADPANPVWGKLDQVYDRRYPDAYGNTWQVDAFGVDSGFNSNTVYQWCRARPKAMALKGEDGWHKAAISSTPTKVDISIRGKRLRRGVELWHIGTWGLKAEMYANLRKDGMRDGAEFDPPGFMHYTEALHDERFFKQLTAEHIKSREVKGRTVKEWVATGPNHYHDCSIYNAALAVHKGVGVMTDNDWAKWEAVRCRAPLSQQGDLLAGMNGAPAAMLEDLASPDETTAPKAKPNQKRRPKRRGGGFVGGWS, encoded by the coding sequence ATGATGACGAACAAGGGTGAAACGACGCTGGCGCTGATCACTGGGGCTTTGGCTCTCGGGATCGCCCCGGACCCGGTTATTAAACCGTCGGCATGGGCTATTGAAAATCTGATCGTTGGTGATGGCCCGCATGCCGGAAGTAAGTGGTCTTCAGACCTAACACCATATGCCGCGCCTATTCTCGACTGTCTTGCTGCTGAAAGCCCTCACACACGGGTGAGCGTTCGCAAGTCTGCTCAAGTTGGCTTGACCGTCGTTGGTGTTGCCTGGATTGGTTCGATCGTTGACAAGACGCCCGGGACTATCATGGTGATCTTTCCAACCATTTCACTTGCGAAGGATTTCAATAGCGAAAAGCTGACCCCCGCAATTGAGCAAACACCTGTCTTGAACAGGAAAGTAAATCAGCATCGCAGTCGTTCAGCAAAAGCATCGACAGCACGGAAAAAGCGGTTTCCGGGTGGTTCCATGCTTTTGACTGGGGCTAACAGTCCTTCGGAACTTCGGTCCAAGACCATCAAATATTTATTCTGTGATGAAGTCGATCAATGGCCCCTTAGCCTTGATGGTCAGGGCGACCCTATGAAGATGGCAAATGCCCGGCAGATCGCATTTCATGCCACAGGTGACTATAAAAAATTTGAAACCAGCACACCGACGATAAAAGGAATATCTCGCATTGATAATGCGTTTGAAGAGGGTGATCAGCGATTTTGGATGTGCCCCTGCCCGCATTGCGGTGAAAAACAACGGCTTGTTTTCGGTAGCGAGGAAATTGATTACGGCCTGAAATTTAACGACACATGGCCCTATAATGCGCACTATATCTGCAAGCATTGTGGCGGTGAAATCGAACACTACCAAAAAAAGGAAATGCTGGCGGCAGGCGAATTTATCGCAACCTTCCCCGAACCTGGCCGACATCCAAGTTTTCATATTGACGCATTGTCTTCAAATATCACGACTTGGGACAACATCGCCGAAGAGTTTCTAGCGGTGAAAGACGACCCGAACGAGCTAAAGACATTCGTTAATTTGTGGCTTGGGGAAGCATGGGAAGAACGCGGGGATGCGCCTGAATGGGATCGCCTTTATGTCCGGCGTGAAACCTATGGCGGGCGCACGATCCCGCCCGGTGGCATCATCCTGACAGGGGCTGCCGACGTTCAGGCCGATGGTATCTATTACGAGGTCAAGACATGGGGGCGAGATAAACAATCGTGGTCAATCGATATCGGTTTTCTCGAAGGCGACACCGCCGATCCGGCCAACCCGGTTTGGGGCAAGCTTGATCAGGTTTATGACCGCCGTTACCCCGATGCCTATGGCAACACTTGGCAGGTTGACGCTTTCGGTGTTGATTCGGGTTTTAACTCGAACACTGTCTATCAGTGGTGCCGGGCGCGCCCGAAGGCGATGGCATTAAAGGGTGAGGATGGCTGGCACAAAGCGGCGATTTCATCGACGCCCACAAAGGTCGATATCAGCATTCGCGGCAAGCGGCTACGGCGCGGTGTGGAATTGTGGCATATCGGCACTTGGGGATTAAAAGCCGAAATGTATGCCAACCTGCGCAAGGATGGCATGCGCGACGGGGCCGAATTCGACCCGCCCGGTTTCATGCACTACACCGAAGCCCTGCACGATGAACGGTTCTTCAAGCAGTTGACGGCGGAGCATATCAAAAGCCGCGAAGTCAAGGGCCGCACGGTCAAGGAATGGGTCGCGACCGGGCCTAACCATTATCACGACTGTTCGATCTATAACGCGGCGCTAGCGGTTCACAAAGGCGTCGGCGTCATGACAGACAATGACTGGGCAAAATGGGAAGCGGTAAGATGCCGCGCCCCGTTATCGCAACAGGGTGATCTTTTGGCCGGGATGAACGGCGCGCCTGCGGCGATGCTCGAAGATCTGGCTTCGCCTGATGAAACAACAGCCCCAAAGGCAAAACCAAATCAGAAACGCCGACCCAAACGCCGGGGCGGCGGTTTTGTTGGTGGATGGAGTTAA
- a CDS encoding phage/plasmid primase, P4 family, translating into MASGANAIRAAIGGADILSFPGGGGEDVNLLLAEKERNDIGNAERFLARHGQDLLYVREVGWHCWNGTHWAPDGSDEAVKQKAHETARSIMEEVAALQKQGRPDVEKDEPGYISVGDWNQKLADLMKWSISSGNRQKLHAMVGEAEPYISVAPEMMDFDPYLLNVQNGTIRMQGACDELRDHDRGDRLAKIMNVEYDPDATCPTFNKFLSEVQPDEEIRLFLQIWSGYCLTGITSEQKLVFNYGEGGNGKSVFIDLIAKMMGPYSLSLPFASLLRDDRKRGSEATPDLARLPGARLVRASEPEKGSRFAEATIKAITGGEEITVRHLNYGFFDFVPQFKLTLSGNHKPAIRGQDRGIWRRFLLVPWEVNVPEEKQDKDLPAKLWAERSGVLNWLLDGVRIWLERGLFVPDAVLAATNEYRADSDPIGRFLNECVKPSKYCAVQAAAMYDAYKSWCNANAERPWSMTAFGKVLPERGYQKSDGRIREYLNVELVNVPDGNADNSEPPPADNPGDYV; encoded by the coding sequence ATGGCAAGTGGGGCAAATGCCATTCGCGCCGCAATTGGCGGGGCGGACATTCTTAGTTTTCCCGGTGGCGGGGGTGAAGATGTCAATCTGTTGCTGGCCGAAAAAGAACGCAACGATATTGGAAATGCCGAACGGTTTCTTGCGCGGCATGGTCAGGATTTGCTGTATGTGCGTGAGGTCGGCTGGCATTGCTGGAACGGAACGCATTGGGCCCCGGATGGTTCCGATGAAGCGGTAAAGCAAAAGGCCCATGAAACGGCCCGGTCGATCATGGAAGAGGTTGCCGCCCTGCAAAAACAGGGCAGGCCGGACGTCGAAAAAGACGAGCCGGGCTATATTTCGGTTGGAGACTGGAACCAGAAGCTTGCCGATTTGATGAAATGGTCAATTTCATCGGGGAACCGGCAAAAGCTGCATGCGATGGTGGGTGAAGCAGAACCCTATATTTCGGTCGCACCGGAAATGATGGATTTTGATCCGTATTTGTTAAATGTGCAAAACGGGACCATTCGCATGCAGGGCGCATGTGACGAACTTCGGGATCATGATCGTGGCGACCGGTTGGCAAAGATCATGAATGTCGAATACGACCCGGATGCAACCTGTCCGACATTCAACAAATTTCTGTCCGAGGTTCAACCCGATGAAGAAATTCGGCTGTTCTTGCAAATCTGGTCTGGTTATTGCCTGACCGGGATTACAAGCGAACAAAAACTGGTTTTCAACTATGGTGAGGGTGGCAACGGCAAGTCGGTATTTATCGACCTGATTGCAAAGATGATGGGCCCCTACTCTCTCTCGCTGCCCTTTGCATCGTTATTGCGCGATGATCGCAAGCGCGGATCAGAGGCAACACCGGACCTTGCGCGGTTGCCTGGTGCGCGGCTTGTGCGGGCATCGGAGCCGGAAAAGGGATCGCGATTTGCCGAAGCAACCATCAAGGCGATTACCGGCGGTGAAGAAATCACAGTTCGGCACCTGAATTACGGTTTTTTCGACTTCGTTCCGCAATTCAAACTTACCCTTTCAGGCAACCACAAGCCTGCTATTCGCGGGCAAGATCGCGGGATTTGGCGGCGTTTTCTCCTGGTTCCGTGGGAAGTGAATGTTCCCGAAGAAAAGCAGGATAAGGATCTGCCTGCCAAGTTGTGGGCGGAGCGATCAGGCGTGTTGAACTGGTTGCTTGACGGTGTGCGGATATGGCTGGAACGCGGGTTATTCGTCCCTGATGCCGTGCTTGCCGCGACCAATGAATACCGCGCTGATAGCGACCCGATAGGTCGGTTCCTGAATGAATGCGTCAAGCCAAGCAAGTATTGCGCTGTCCAGGCAGCGGCCATGTATGACGCATACAAATCGTGGTGCAACGCCAATGCGGAACGTCCGTGGTCAATGACGGCATTTGGCAAGGTTCTGCCGGAACGTGGCTATCAGAAATCCGACGGGCGTATTCGAGAATATCTGAATGTCGAGCTGGTCAATGTGCCTGATGGGAACGCCGATAATAGCGAGCCGCCGCCCGCCGACAATCCGGGGGATTATGTCTAA
- a CDS encoding CHC2 zinc finger domain-containing protein, whose translation MSGGFDQWFIDDVRARTSIVDLVARDVKLHRAGREYTGLCPFHSEKSPSFTVSEAKEFYHCFGCGAHGDVFDWVQERFGLGFVEAVEELAIQAGLQPDREGQTRPKAKPVARPKADGIKRDKAETIAWARGIFSQSQPAAGTIVETYLRSRGIWADAYKGGLAPTIRFHPRLFHAYSEQHFPAMVACVQDQSGKITGIHRTFLQADGRGKAAVFKPKLMAGSCWHGAIRLCAAQSRLAVAEGIETAASVMLAAKVPTWAAGSMGNMAALHLPGIVRDLVLCIDADSDPVAMNDMLQKAKAFHGSRGIRVSVARPPAGKDFNDVLRGV comes from the coding sequence ATGAGCGGCGGATTTGATCAGTGGTTCATAGACGACGTTCGCGCAAGAACCAGCATTGTTGATCTGGTTGCGCGGGACGTGAAATTGCATCGGGCCGGGCGCGAATATACCGGCCTGTGCCCTTTCCATTCGGAAAAGTCGCCATCCTTCACCGTGAGCGAAGCCAAAGAGTTTTATCACTGCTTTGGTTGCGGTGCGCATGGCGATGTTTTTGACTGGGTTCAGGAACGGTTCGGACTTGGCTTTGTTGAGGCGGTTGAAGAACTGGCGATACAGGCCGGGTTGCAGCCAGACCGTGAGGGTCAAACACGACCCAAGGCAAAGCCGGTTGCACGCCCAAAAGCCGACGGCATCAAGCGCGACAAGGCCGAAACCATTGCCTGGGCGCGGGGTATTTTTTCACAAAGCCAACCTGCGGCTGGCACGATTGTTGAAACCTATTTGCGGTCACGCGGCATTTGGGCTGATGCCTATAAAGGGGGCCTTGCCCCAACCATTCGGTTTCATCCGCGACTGTTTCATGCCTATAGCGAACAGCATTTTCCGGCGATGGTCGCGTGCGTACAGGACCAGTCGGGCAAGATTACCGGCATTCATCGCACTTTCCTGCAAGCAGACGGTCGCGGCAAAGCGGCGGTTTTCAAGCCGAAATTGATGGCCGGGTCATGCTGGCATGGTGCGATCAGGCTGTGTGCTGCGCAATCACGCCTTGCCGTGGCTGAAGGCATTGAAACGGCGGCATCGGTGATGCTGGCGGCAAAGGTGCCGACCTGGGCGGCGGGATCAATGGGTAACATGGCGGCGCTACACCTGCCGGGCATTGTGCGTGATCTGGTTCTTTGCATCGATGCCGACAGCGACCCGGTTGCCATGAATGACATGCTGCAAAAAGCAAAGGCATTTCATGGATCACGCGGTATTCGCGTGAGCGTTGCCCGTCCGCCCGCAGGCAAAGACTTCAACGACGTTTTGCGGGGGGTGTGA
- a CDS encoding helix-turn-helix transcriptional regulator: MEIQKEIDRIEARLEAKKITVERFCGKAGVHPTTWCRWKRGKMPSLRMWNKIVEAEKSLPV, from the coding sequence ATGGAAATTCAGAAAGAGATTGACCGGATCGAAGCCCGGTTAGAAGCGAAAAAGATCACAGTTGAACGTTTCTGCGGAAAGGCGGGTGTTCATCCGACAACCTGGTGTCGTTGGAAGCGCGGCAAAATGCCGTCGCTCCGTATGTGGAACAAAATTGTCGAGGCTGAAAAGTCACTTCCTGTCTAA